A single genomic interval of Armatimonadota bacterium harbors:
- the pyrE gene encoding orotate phosphoribosyltransferase codes for MRRSSVWSRELERLAMVEQGHFLLSSGLHSPVYIQVARLLQHPQATGHACAALARPFAGWGIQVVAGPAMGAVIIAYEVARRLGARAIWTERADGRMVLRRSFAVSAGERALVVDDVITTGGSVQEVRDALSAAGAEVVAFAAVVDRLGAGLLEGVPVHALVRMPLETYAAGVCPLCAAGVPLVKPGSRPAPSL; via the coding sequence GTGCGCCGATCCTCCGTCTGGTCCCGCGAGCTGGAACGGCTGGCCATGGTGGAGCAGGGACACTTTCTGCTCAGCTCGGGACTGCACAGCCCCGTCTACATCCAGGTCGCCCGGCTCCTCCAGCATCCCCAGGCGACCGGACACGCCTGCGCCGCCCTGGCCCGTCCCTTCGCCGGTTGGGGGATCCAGGTCGTGGCCGGGCCGGCGATGGGGGCGGTGATCATCGCCTACGAGGTCGCCCGCCGCCTGGGGGCCCGCGCCATCTGGACCGAGCGCGCAGACGGTCGGATGGTCCTGCGGCGGTCGTTCGCTGTCTCTGCGGGGGAGAGGGCCCTGGTGGTGGACGACGTGATCACCACGGGCGGGTCGGTCCAGGAGGTACGCGACGCGCTTTCGGCCGCGGGGGCAGAGGTCGTGGCGTTCGCCGCGGTGGTGGACCGGCTCGGTGCCGGCCTTCTGGAGGGCGTCCCCGTGCATGCCCTGGTGCGAATGCCACTGGAGACCTACGCAGCAGGCGTCTGTCCCCTCTGCGCGGCAGGCGTTCCCCTGGTGAAGCCAGGTAGCCGCCCGGCACCCTCCCTATAA
- the pyrF gene encoding orotidine-5'-phosphate decarboxylase, whose translation MAPELVVALDVPTLQEARRLAALLRPAVRWFKVGLQLFTAAGPAAVEAVRAEGGMVVLDLKVHDIPHTAAAAVRSAARLGVDALTLHLAGGPAMADAAFAAARAAGRPRLLGITRLTSEPSGSVDLSRAAAEAAVRAAGLGLDGVVAAVQEALAIRAVCPAPFLIVAAGIRPAGSDPDDQVRVATPGEAARAGCDLIVVGRPIVRALDPLRVASAIRAEMAGVSV comes from the coding sequence ATGGCCCCTGAGCTGGTAGTGGCCCTGGACGTGCCCACGCTGCAGGAGGCACGCAGGCTCGCGGCCCTCCTGCGGCCGGCGGTGCGCTGGTTCAAGGTGGGCCTGCAGCTGTTCACCGCAGCCGGCCCCGCGGCTGTGGAAGCGGTGCGGGCAGAGGGGGGAATGGTGGTGCTGGACCTCAAGGTGCATGACATCCCCCATACTGCGGCCGCCGCGGTGCGCAGCGCAGCGCGGCTTGGGGTGGATGCCCTTACGCTGCACCTGGCGGGCGGGCCGGCAATGGCGGACGCTGCGTTTGCGGCGGCGCGCGCCGCGGGCAGGCCGCGCCTCCTGGGCATCACCCGCCTGACCAGCGAGCCATCCGGCTCCGTCGACCTCTCCCGGGCCGCGGCGGAGGCGGCGGTTCGCGCCGCCGGCCTGGGGCTGGATGGTGTCGTGGCCGCAGTGCAGGAAGCCCTCGCCATCCGGGCAGTATGCCCGGCTCCCTTTCTCATCGTCGCTGCGGGGATCCGTCCTGCCGGCTCCGACCCCGACGATCAGGTGCGTGTGGCTACCCCGGGGGAGGCGGCGCGCGCCGGGTGCGACCTCATCGTTGTCGGCCGCCCGATCGTCCGGGCATTGGATCCCCTGCGGGTCGCCTCCGCCATCAGGGCGGAGATGGCGGGGGTGTCGGTGTAG
- a CDS encoding dihydroorotate dehydrogenase: MSAAQPASGVAPALEVTMAGVRFPTPVLAAAGSLGFGREVREVVDLRAYGGFVTKSVTLEPRRGHPRPDLVEVAGGWLNALGLPNPGVAGFIHRDLPFLRTLGIPIIVSVAGQTVEEFGQIVEVLEGEDGVAAVELNVSCPNVRAGRLFGSEPALAAELVAAVRPLTRRPLFVKLGPLAADIAAVGRAAADAGADALCCLNTLPGLAIDVERRRPLLGAGPGGLSGPPLRPLAVWSVWRVARATALPVVGVGGVRTWEDAVEFLLAGATAVALASAAVDPRVPQRITTGLRDYMRRHGLSHIGALVGRVEGLEEEEGDGP; the protein is encoded by the coding sequence ATGAGCGCGGCACAGCCCGCCAGCGGGGTCGCCCCCGCGCTGGAAGTGACCATGGCCGGGGTCCGCTTCCCCACGCCGGTGCTGGCGGCGGCGGGGTCGCTGGGCTTCGGGCGGGAGGTGCGGGAGGTGGTCGACCTGCGGGCCTACGGCGGATTCGTTACCAAGTCGGTGACGCTGGAGCCGCGGCGGGGCCATCCTCGCCCCGACCTGGTGGAGGTCGCCGGCGGCTGGCTCAACGCCCTGGGTCTGCCCAACCCCGGCGTAGCCGGGTTCATCCACCGGGACCTGCCGTTTCTGCGCACGCTGGGCATCCCCATCATCGTCAGCGTCGCCGGGCAGACGGTGGAGGAGTTCGGGCAGATCGTTGAGGTGCTGGAGGGCGAAGATGGGGTGGCGGCCGTGGAGCTCAACGTCTCCTGTCCCAACGTCCGCGCGGGCCGCCTCTTCGGAAGTGAGCCCGCCCTGGCCGCGGAGCTCGTGGCCGCAGTGCGGCCGCTGACGCGGCGGCCGCTCTTCGTGAAGCTGGGCCCCCTGGCGGCGGACATCGCCGCGGTGGGCAGGGCGGCCGCGGACGCAGGCGCGGACGCGCTGTGCTGCTTAAACACGCTGCCCGGGCTGGCCATCGACGTGGAGAGGCGCCGGCCTCTGCTGGGAGCCGGCCCCGGAGGGCTCTCCGGACCGCCCCTGCGGCCCCTGGCAGTCTGGAGCGTCTGGCGCGTGGCCCGGGCCACCGCCCTGCCCGTCGTCGGTGTGGGAGGAGTGCGCACCTGGGAGGACGCCGTGGAGTTCCTGCTGGCCGGTGCCACGGCGGTGGCCCTGGCCTCGGCCGCAGTGGACCCCCGGGTTCCGCAGCGGATCACCACGGGGCTGCGCGACTACATGCGGCGCCACGGGCTGTCCCACATCGGGGCGCTGGTGGGACGGGTGGAAGGGCTGGAGGAGGAAGAGGGGGATGGCCCCTGA